In a genomic window of Callithrix jacchus isolate 240 chromosome 22, calJac240_pri, whole genome shotgun sequence:
- the ZNF266 gene encoding zinc finger protein 266 isoform X3: MLENYKNLATVGCQLFKPSLISWLEQEESRTVQRGDFQEWKVQLKTKQSALQQDFFGEPTSSGIQMTGSHNVGDDVKQCGDVSSEHSCLNTHVRTQNSKSSFQCHQYGVDFLTLCKRTSSGEHCSVFNQCRKAFNLTPDVVYQGTCIGEKAFDCSDSGKSFINQSHLQGHLRTHNGESPHEWKECGRGFIHSTDLAVHIQTRSSEKPYKCKECGKGFRYSAYLNIHMGTHTGDIPYECKECGKAFTRSCQLTQHRKTHTGEKPYKCKDCGKAFTVSSCLSQHIKIHVGEKPYECKECGTAFTRSSQLTEHLKTHTAEDPFECKTCGKSFRNSSCLSDHFRIHTGIKPYKCKDCGKAFTQNSDLTKHARTHSGERPYECKECGKAFARSSRLSEHVRTHTGEKPFECVKCGKAFAISSNLSGHLRIHTGEKPFECLECGKAFTHSSSLNNHMRTHSTKKPYTCMECGKAFKFPTCVNLHMRIHTGEKPYECKRCGKSFSYSNSFQLHERTHTGEKPYECKECGKAFSSSSSFRNHEKRHGDEKLSG; encoded by the exons AATGGAAAGTGCAACTTAAAACCAAACAGTCGGCCCTTCAGCAGGATTTTTTTGGGGAGCCAACCTCTAGTGGGATTCAAATG ACGGGAAGCCACAATGTAGGGGATGATGTTAAGCAGTGTGGAGATGTCTCCAGCGAACACTCATGCCTTAACACACATGTGAGAACTCAAAATAGCAAGAGCTCATTTCAGTGTCATCAGTATGGAGTAGACTTCCTTACCCTATGCAAGAGAACCTCTTCCGGAGAGCACTGTTCTGTGTTTAATCAGTGTAGAAAAGCCTTCAACCTGACTCCAGATGTTGTTTATCAGGGAACATGCATAGGGGAGAAAGCTTTTGATTGCAGTGACTCTGGGAAATCCTTCATTAATCAGTCACACCTTCAGGGACATTTAAGAACTCACAATGGAGAAAGTCCCCATGAATGGAAGGAATGTGGGAGAGGCTTTATTCACTCCACAGACCTTGCTGTGCATATACAAACTCGCAGTTCAgaaaaaccctacaaatgtaaggaatgtggaaagGGCTTTAGATATTCTGCATACCTTAATATTCACATGGGAACCCACACTGGAGACATTCCCTATGAATGTAAGgagtgtgggaaagccttcactAGGTCTTGTCAGCTTACTCAGCACAGAAaaactcacactggagagaagccttATAAATGTAAGGATTGTGGGAAAGCCTTCACTGTTTCCTCATGCTTAAGTCAACATATCAAAATTCATGTGGGTGAGAAGCCTTATGAATGCAAGGAATGTGGAACGGCCTTCACCAGATCTTCTCAACTTactgaacatttaaaaactcaCACTGCAGAGGACCCCTTTGAATGTAAGACATGTGGAAAATCCTTTAGAAATTCCTCATGCCTCAGTGATCACTTTCGAATTCACACTGGAATAAAACCCTATAAATGTAAGGACTGTGGGAAAGCCTTCACTCAGAACTCAGACCTTACCAAGCATGCACGAACTCACAGTGGAGAGAGGCCCTACGAATGcaaggaatgtgggaaggcctttgCCAGATCCTCTCGCCTGAGTGAACATGTAagaactcacactggagagaagccttTTGAATGTGTcaaatgtgggaaagcctttgcTATTTCTTCAAATCTTAGTGGACATTTGAGAATTCACACCGGAGAGAAGCCGTTTGAGTGCCTGGAATGTGGGAAGGCATTTACACATTCCTCTAGTCTTAATAATCACATGCGGACCCACAGTACCAAAAAACCATACACATGTatggaatgtggcaaagcctttaagtTTCCCACGTGTGTGAACCTTCACATGCGGATccacactggagaaaaaccctaCGAATGTAAACGGTGTGGGAAATCCTTCAGTTACTCCAATTCATTTCAGTTACATGAACGAACTCACACTggggagaaaccctatgaatgtaaggagtgtgggaaagccttcagttCTTCCAGTTCCTTTCGAAATCATGAAAAAAGgcatggagatgagaaactgtcAGGGTAA